Proteins co-encoded in one Streptomyces sp. NBC_01283 genomic window:
- a CDS encoding dienelactone hydrolase family protein, which yields MLCETVTVPNGEGALIGELTVPDTVFGVTVLAHGSGSSLYGPRSRALAGTLHNAAVGTLLIDLLTPDEAARGRPTGRRHSEVDLLTHRLIASVDWLSARVSDLPVGLFCASTGAAAALGAAAARPGLVDTVVCPDGRPDLAGEEVLGHLHAPVLLLVGGRDTEILRLNREAANRMRVLSRLRVIPDATHLFEEPGALDEVAAVAARWFAGMGQAEI from the coding sequence ATGTTGTGCGAGACAGTCACCGTGCCCAACGGCGAGGGGGCACTCATCGGTGAACTGACCGTGCCGGACACGGTGTTCGGCGTCACGGTGCTCGCCCACGGCAGCGGCAGTTCCCTGTACGGCCCCCGCAGCCGGGCCCTGGCCGGCACGCTCCACAACGCCGCAGTCGGGACGCTGCTCATCGACCTGCTCACGCCCGACGAAGCGGCCAGGGGCAGGCCGACCGGCCGGCGGCACAGCGAGGTCGATCTGCTGACCCACCGGCTGATCGCCTCCGTCGACTGGCTCTCCGCCCGCGTCTCCGATCTGCCGGTCGGCCTGTTCTGCGCGAGCACGGGAGCAGCGGCCGCGCTCGGCGCCGCTGCCGCCAGGCCCGGCCTCGTGGACACGGTGGTCTGCCCCGACGGCCGCCCCGACCTGGCCGGGGAGGAGGTTCTCGGCCATCTGCACGCCCCGGTCCTGCTCCTCGTCGGAGGGCGCGACACCGAAATACTGCGACTCAACCGGGAAGCGGCCAACCGGATGCGTGTCCTGAGCCGGCTGCGCGTGATCCCCGACGCCACGCATCTCTTCGAGGAGCCCGGAGCGTTGGACGAGGTCGCCGCCGTCGCGGCCCGGTGGTTCGCCGGCATGGGCCAGGCAGAGATCTGA
- a CDS encoding NADP-dependent oxidoreductase: MKAARFSRFGGPEVLEIVDLPAPRPGPGEVRIAVRAAGINPSDWKKRQGLMDQELPQTMGHEAAGVVDELGAGVTDVAVGDRVFGLSADGATQAELAVLPFYAPIPPSLDFPGAAALPAAVETATRALDRLGAGSGSTLLVSGASGSVGSAAVQLAVARGVRVIGTASPANHAYLRSLKAEPVAYGEGLVERVRALTPDGVDLALDVAGSGILPELIDLAGAPERVVTLADFAGAREYGVTFSRGDSGRAVHALAEIGGLIESGRFSLPVAKTFPLAAIAEAHRVGEDGRVRGKIVLVIE; the protein is encoded by the coding sequence ATGAAGGCAGCCCGCTTCAGCCGGTTCGGGGGTCCGGAGGTCCTCGAGATCGTGGATCTGCCCGCCCCGCGCCCGGGCCCCGGCGAAGTCCGGATCGCGGTGCGCGCGGCCGGCATCAACCCGAGTGACTGGAAGAAGCGCCAGGGTCTGATGGATCAGGAGCTCCCGCAGACCATGGGCCATGAGGCGGCGGGCGTCGTCGACGAGCTCGGCGCAGGCGTCACGGACGTGGCCGTCGGCGATCGCGTGTTCGGCCTTTCCGCCGACGGAGCCACCCAGGCCGAGCTGGCGGTGCTGCCCTTCTACGCACCGATCCCGCCGTCGCTCGACTTTCCCGGCGCTGCCGCGCTGCCGGCCGCCGTGGAGACGGCCACGCGCGCGCTCGACCGACTCGGCGCCGGGAGCGGCAGCACGCTGCTCGTCAGCGGCGCCTCGGGGAGCGTCGGCAGCGCCGCGGTCCAGCTCGCCGTGGCGCGCGGCGTCCGCGTGATCGGCACGGCAAGTCCGGCGAACCACGCGTACCTGCGCTCCCTGAAGGCCGAGCCCGTGGCCTACGGAGAGGGCCTCGTCGAGCGGGTTCGCGCGCTGACGCCCGACGGCGTCGACCTCGCCCTGGACGTCGCGGGGAGCGGCATCCTGCCCGAGCTCATCGACCTCGCGGGGGCACCGGAGCGCGTCGTGACGCTCGCCGACTTCGCCGGTGCGCGCGAGTACGGGGTGACGTTCAGCCGCGGGGACTCCGGCCGTGCGGTCCACGCGCTCGCAGAGATCGGCGGGCTGATCGAGTCCGGCCGCTTCTCGCTCCCGGTCGCGAAGACCTTCCCGCTCGCCGCCATCGCGGAGGCGCATCGCGTTGGCGAGGACGGCCGGGTGCGCGGAAAGATCGTACTGGTGATCGAATAG
- a CDS encoding aspartate aminotransferase family protein: protein MTASTTALPSTETFWADAERHLVRYGGEFTHEIIERAAGSFVFTAGGRKILDFTSGQMSAILGHSHPEIVATVQRQVASLDHLFSGMLSRPVVDLARRLADTLPAPLEKALLLTTGAESNEAAIRMAKLVTGRHEVVSFARSWHGMTQAAASATYSAGRKGYGPGAPGNFAIPVPNAYRPDFTTDDGSLDWRRQLDFAFDLIDAQSTGSLAACLVEPILSSGGIIEPPPGYFAALRAKCRERGMLLILDEAQTGLCRTGTWYAFERDGVVPDILTLSKTLGAGLPLAAVVTSAEIEQEAYERGFLFFTTHVADPLVAAVGNTVLDVLIAERLDERAQSLGAFLHQGLTDIASRHSVVGDIRGRGLLAGVELVVDRETKQHSNELGALVTRRCLELGLHMNIVQLANMGGVLRMAPPLTATEDELSLGLSMLDQAIGDAGAAL from the coding sequence ATGACCGCTTCTACCACCGCCCTGCCGTCCACCGAAACCTTCTGGGCCGATGCCGAGAGGCATCTCGTGCGCTACGGCGGCGAGTTCACGCACGAGATCATCGAACGTGCCGCCGGAAGCTTCGTGTTCACCGCGGGCGGCCGGAAGATCCTCGACTTCACCTCCGGCCAGATGAGCGCGATCCTGGGTCACTCGCACCCGGAGATCGTCGCGACCGTCCAGCGGCAGGTCGCGAGCCTCGACCACCTCTTCAGCGGCATGCTCAGCCGCCCGGTGGTCGACCTCGCCCGGCGCCTCGCCGACACGCTGCCCGCTCCGCTGGAGAAGGCGCTGCTGCTGACGACCGGCGCCGAGTCCAACGAGGCCGCCATCCGGATGGCCAAGCTCGTCACCGGCAGGCACGAGGTCGTCTCGTTCGCGCGGTCCTGGCACGGCATGACGCAGGCCGCCGCGTCCGCCACGTACAGCGCGGGACGCAAGGGCTACGGTCCGGGCGCACCCGGCAACTTCGCCATCCCCGTGCCGAACGCCTACCGTCCCGACTTCACCACGGACGACGGCTCCCTGGACTGGCGACGTCAGCTGGACTTCGCCTTCGACCTGATCGACGCCCAGTCGACCGGCAGCCTGGCCGCGTGCCTCGTCGAACCGATTCTCAGTTCCGGCGGCATCATCGAGCCGCCGCCGGGGTACTTCGCGGCCCTGCGGGCCAAGTGCCGGGAACGCGGGATGCTGCTGATCCTCGACGAGGCCCAGACGGGCCTGTGCCGCACCGGCACCTGGTACGCGTTCGAGCGTGACGGCGTCGTGCCCGACATCCTCACGCTGTCCAAGACGCTGGGTGCGGGGCTGCCCCTGGCCGCCGTGGTGACCAGCGCCGAGATCGAGCAGGAGGCCTACGAGCGCGGGTTCCTGTTCTTCACCACGCACGTCGCCGACCCGTTGGTCGCCGCGGTCGGCAACACCGTCCTCGATGTCCTGATCGCCGAAAGGCTCGACGAGCGCGCGCAGTCACTCGGCGCGTTCCTCCACCAGGGCCTCACCGACATCGCCTCGCGGCACTCGGTCGTCGGCGACATCCGCGGCCGGGGCCTGCTGGCCGGGGTCGAACTCGTCGTCGACCGCGAGACCAAGCAGCACTCGAACGAACTGGGCGCGCTGGTCACCCGGCGCTGCCTCGAGCTGGGGCTGCACATGAACATCGTCCAGCTCGCCAACATGGGCGGGGTCCTGCGGATGGCGCCACCGCTGACCGCCACCGAGGACGAACTGTCCCTCGGCCTGTCGATGCTGGACCAGGCGATCGGCGACGCCGGCGCCGCTCTCTGA
- the def gene encoding peptide deformylase: MSVRHDLPPEAERGSVRRVTVVGEEILGRRCQEVTEFGTAELSALIDDMFLTMYVADGAGLAANQVDVDLRLFVYDCPDDDGIRHVGHIINPVLELPGPGSRRLVDASEGCLSVPGATMAVPRTDRAVVRGRDKDGNPLVIEGTGYFARCLQHEADHLEGHTYLSRLSKRDRKDALRQMEDRREDVFAQRAAKAENLGR; this comes from the coding sequence ATGTCTGTTCGTCACGACCTGCCGCCGGAGGCGGAGCGGGGCTCGGTGCGCAGGGTCACGGTGGTGGGCGAGGAGATCCTGGGCCGGCGGTGCCAGGAGGTGACCGAGTTCGGGACCGCGGAACTGTCGGCGCTCATCGACGACATGTTCCTGACGATGTACGTGGCCGACGGTGCCGGGCTCGCCGCCAACCAAGTGGACGTCGACCTGCGGCTGTTCGTCTACGACTGCCCGGACGACGACGGGATCCGGCATGTCGGCCACATCATCAACCCCGTCCTGGAGCTGCCCGGACCGGGCAGCCGCCGACTCGTCGACGCGTCCGAGGGCTGCCTGTCCGTACCCGGTGCGACCATGGCGGTTCCGCGCACCGACCGTGCCGTCGTGCGCGGTCGGGACAAGGACGGCAACCCTCTCGTCATCGAGGGCACGGGCTACTTCGCCCGGTGCCTGCAGCACGAGGCCGATCATCTCGAAGGCCACACCTATCTCTCCCGGCTCTCCAAGCGGGACCGGAAGGACGCCTTGCGGCAGATGGAGGACCGCCGTGAGGACGTCTTCGCCCAACGTGCCGCCAAGGCCGAGAACTTGGGGCGCTGA
- a CDS encoding HAD family hydrolase, translating to MTRAALFDVDGTLVDTNYLHVTAWWEAFRQAGHRVPMRAVHHAIGLGGTDLIEHVLGDDRDPDQDDAISAAHKTLYGTHFDRLEAFEDAGQLLRSLAREGWTIVLATSAGGAELDALRAAVDADDVITATASADDVDEGKPAAEPVAHALDLAGAKAQDSVFVGDSVWDMKAARRAGVTPLAVLSGGIPRAELSGAGAAEVYDDTAHLLSSLGSSAFAGLESRG from the coding sequence GTGACGCGTGCCGCCCTGTTCGACGTCGACGGAACGCTCGTCGACACCAACTACCTGCATGTCACGGCCTGGTGGGAGGCCTTCCGGCAGGCCGGTCACCGGGTGCCGATGCGCGCCGTGCACCACGCAATCGGCCTGGGCGGCACCGACCTGATCGAACACGTCCTCGGCGACGACCGCGATCCGGACCAGGACGACGCCATCAGCGCGGCGCACAAGACGCTCTACGGCACCCACTTCGACCGCCTCGAAGCTTTCGAGGACGCGGGACAACTGCTGCGTTCCCTCGCGCGGGAGGGGTGGACCATCGTGCTCGCCACCTCCGCCGGCGGCGCCGAACTCGACGCGCTGCGCGCCGCCGTCGACGCGGACGACGTCATCACCGCGACGGCCAGCGCCGACGACGTCGACGAGGGCAAACCGGCCGCGGAGCCCGTGGCCCACGCGCTGGACCTGGCCGGTGCGAAGGCGCAGGACAGTGTGTTCGTCGGCGACTCGGTCTGGGACATGAAGGCGGCGCGGCGTGCGGGCGTCACGCCCCTGGCCGTGCTCAGCGGCGGCATCCCCCGCGCCGAACTCTCCGGGGCCGGAGCGGCAGAGGTGTACGACGACACCGCCCACCTCCTGTCCTCGCTCGGGAGCAGCGCGTTCGCCGGTCTGGAGAGCCGGGGCTGA
- the otnK gene encoding 3-oxo-tetronate kinase — protein MAIRLGCIADDFTGATDLANNLVRAGMRVVQLIDVPPAGTEGPVDADAVVIALKSRTTPAPEAVAASLRALEWLRSAGAEQIYFKYCSTFDSTQAGNIGPVTEALMDALGTDFTVATPAFPDNGRTVFKGHLFVGDVLLGDSGMRHHPLTPMTDSNLVSVLGAQTARPVGLIDHTVVAAGAGAIRERVDTLRKEGVGAAIVDAVSNDDLLRLGAAVKELPLVTAGSGLAIGLPANWGFEPSPAAARLPSPRGHQAIVSGSVSTATNGQVREFLHSGRPAFSVDPLRIAADDDVAGQALAFAAAHLAQGPVLVYSTEAPGAVKDVQGRLGVAEAGALVERTLARVAQGLVELGVRQLVVAGGETSGAVVQALGLTGLRIGPQIDPGVPWCAAALPGGDLLHITLKSGNFGGPDFFTASFAHLDRETA, from the coding sequence ATGGCCATCCGGCTCGGCTGCATCGCCGACGACTTCACCGGCGCCACGGACCTGGCCAACAACCTGGTGCGCGCGGGCATGCGCGTCGTCCAGCTGATCGACGTACCGCCCGCCGGCACCGAGGGGCCGGTCGACGCCGACGCCGTCGTCATCGCGCTCAAGTCGCGCACCACCCCGGCGCCCGAGGCGGTCGCGGCCTCGCTGCGGGCGCTGGAGTGGCTGCGCTCGGCGGGCGCCGAGCAGATCTACTTCAAGTACTGCTCGACGTTCGACTCGACGCAGGCCGGCAACATCGGTCCCGTCACCGAGGCCCTGATGGACGCGCTCGGCACCGATTTCACGGTCGCCACCCCGGCGTTCCCCGACAACGGGCGCACCGTCTTCAAGGGACATCTCTTCGTCGGCGACGTACTGCTCGGCGACAGCGGCATGCGGCACCACCCGCTGACGCCGATGACGGATTCCAACCTGGTGTCCGTGCTCGGTGCGCAGACCGCGCGTCCGGTCGGCCTCATCGACCACACCGTGGTCGCCGCCGGTGCCGGGGCGATCCGGGAGCGCGTCGACACGCTGCGCAAGGAGGGGGTCGGCGCCGCGATCGTGGACGCCGTCTCGAACGACGACCTCCTGCGGCTCGGTGCGGCGGTCAAGGAGCTGCCGCTGGTGACCGCCGGATCCGGCCTGGCGATCGGCCTGCCCGCGAACTGGGGGTTCGAGCCGTCCCCCGCCGCCGCCCGACTGCCCTCCCCCCGCGGCCATCAGGCCATCGTCTCCGGGTCGGTGTCCACCGCCACAAACGGTCAGGTCCGGGAGTTCCTGCACAGCGGCCGGCCCGCGTTCAGCGTGGATCCGCTGCGGATCGCGGCCGACGACGACGTGGCCGGGCAGGCCCTGGCCTTCGCCGCCGCACATCTGGCCCAGGGGCCTGTCCTCGTCTACTCCACCGAAGCGCCCGGCGCGGTCAAGGACGTGCAGGGCCGCCTCGGTGTCGCCGAGGCCGGTGCGCTCGTCGAGCGGACCCTGGCCCGTGTCGCCCAGGGGCTCGTGGAGCTGGGTGTGCGTCAGTTGGTCGTCGCCGGTGGCGAGACCTCGGGCGCGGTCGTCCAGGCGCTGGGCCTGACGGGCCTGCGCATCGGGCCGCAGATCGACCCCGGTGTGCCCTGGTGCGCGGCGGCCCTGCCCGGCGGGGACCTGCTCCACATCACGCTGAAGTCCGGCAACTTCGGCGGCCCCGACTTCTTCACCGCGTCCTTCGCCCACCTCGACCGGGAGACGGCATGA
- a CDS encoding DUF2243 domain-containing protein, whose protein sequence is MTPVKRRSLLSGALVGVGIAAFVDEMVFHQLLHWHHFYDKASSEAGLVSDGIFHAFGWLAMVAGLFLYADLWRRGARHLTAWWSGLCLGLGGFQLYDGTFQHKALELHQIRYGVELAPYDWTWNVIAVLFLATGVLLLLRARR, encoded by the coding sequence GTGACGCCGGTGAAGCGGCGCTCCCTCCTCTCCGGGGCACTGGTCGGCGTCGGTATCGCGGCGTTCGTCGACGAGATGGTGTTCCACCAACTGCTGCACTGGCACCACTTCTACGACAAGGCGTCCAGCGAGGCCGGCCTCGTCTCCGACGGGATCTTCCATGCCTTCGGCTGGCTGGCGATGGTCGCGGGCCTCTTCCTGTACGCGGATCTGTGGCGCCGCGGCGCCCGGCACCTCACCGCCTGGTGGTCCGGCCTGTGTCTGGGGCTCGGCGGCTTCCAGCTCTACGACGGCACGTTCCAGCACAAGGCGCTGGAGCTGCACCAGATCCGCTACGGCGTGGAGCTGGCACCGTACGACTGGACGTGGAACGTGATCGCCGTGCTGTTCCTGGCGACCGGCGTGCTGCTCCTGCTCCGGGCCCGCCGGTGA
- the ltnD gene encoding L-threonate dehydrogenase has translation MNDQDSPARPRVGVVGLGAMGLGMAHSLRNAGFDVGVHDLRPDVATAFAADGGTAFATAGELAGSVDVLVGVVVNAAQVESVLFGEGGAAERLHPGSVYVMCSTADPAWSAELERRLAERGVLYLDAPISGGAARAAKGELTMMTSGAPTAYAIADPVLDAMSSTVYRLGDEAGIGSKVKVVNQLLAGVHIAAAAEAMALGIKAGVPADALYEVITHSAGNSWMFENRMAHVLAGDYTPLSAVDIFVKDLGLVLDAARPEKFPLPLAATAHQMFLQASASGLGGEDDSAVIKIFPGIELPAPAREEV, from the coding sequence ATGAACGACCAGGACAGTCCGGCACGGCCACGCGTAGGCGTGGTGGGGCTCGGGGCCATGGGACTCGGCATGGCGCACAGCCTGCGGAACGCGGGCTTCGACGTAGGGGTCCATGATCTGCGCCCCGACGTGGCCACCGCCTTCGCCGCGGACGGCGGCACCGCCTTCGCCACCGCCGGTGAACTCGCGGGCTCCGTCGACGTCCTGGTCGGCGTCGTGGTCAACGCGGCACAGGTCGAGTCGGTGCTGTTCGGTGAGGGCGGCGCGGCCGAGCGGCTGCACCCGGGTTCCGTCTACGTCATGTGCTCCACGGCCGACCCCGCCTGGTCCGCCGAGCTGGAGCGGCGGCTGGCCGAGCGCGGCGTGCTCTACCTGGACGCTCCCATCTCCGGTGGTGCCGCACGGGCGGCGAAGGGCGAGCTCACCATGATGACCTCGGGCGCCCCGACCGCGTACGCGATCGCCGATCCGGTGCTGGATGCCATGAGCAGCACGGTGTACCGGCTGGGCGACGAGGCCGGGATCGGCTCCAAGGTCAAGGTCGTCAACCAACTGCTCGCGGGAGTGCACATCGCCGCGGCCGCCGAGGCGATGGCGCTGGGCATCAAGGCGGGCGTACCCGCCGATGCGCTCTATGAAGTGATCACGCACAGCGCGGGCAACTCGTGGATGTTCGAGAACCGCATGGCGCACGTGCTCGCCGGGGACTACACGCCGCTGTCCGCGGTCGACATCTTCGTCAAGGACCTGGGGCTCGTGCTCGACGCGGCCCGGCCGGAGAAGTTCCCCCTCCCCCTGGCGGCCACCGCCCATCAGATGTTCCTGCAGGCGTCGGCCTCCGGTCTGGGCGGCGAGGACGACAGCGCGGTGATCAAGATCTTCCCGGGGATCGAGCTGCCCGCACCCGCACGGGAAGAGGTCTGA
- a CDS encoding cytochrome c oxidase assembly protein → MAVSCLGYVAAARQLRRRGDRWPHRRDAAVCAGGAALITSLAAPWDRWPPFTGHMTTHLGIGMIAPLLFVLGRPVTLALRALPVGPRRRLLSCVRSRPAALLVWPPVAALVHIAGLWAVYRTPLMAAAHHRPWLHTLVSVHLVASGLLFTFAVLALDPLRHRAGFTLRGGAMLAASAAHGILAKSLYATGPPGTSFAAADLRVASYVMYYGGDVVGIALAVLLGHQWYAAEGRALVRARRAPRAHTRPVRLPRSATLAGYPANFVPGIRRSHVVRDSHRAQRRGGTHR, encoded by the coding sequence GTGGCCGTGAGCTGTCTCGGCTATGTGGCGGCGGCCCGGCAGCTGCGTCGGCGCGGCGACCGCTGGCCCCACCGGCGTGACGCGGCGGTCTGTGCGGGCGGCGCGGCACTGATCACCTCGCTCGCCGCCCCGTGGGACAGGTGGCCGCCGTTCACCGGGCACATGACCACCCATCTGGGCATCGGGATGATCGCGCCCCTGCTGTTCGTGCTCGGCCGTCCCGTGACGCTGGCGCTGCGCGCCCTGCCGGTGGGGCCGCGGCGGCGGCTTCTCTCCTGCGTACGTTCCCGCCCCGCAGCCCTGCTCGTGTGGCCGCCGGTGGCCGCGCTCGTGCACATCGCCGGACTCTGGGCGGTGTACCGCACGCCGCTCATGGCCGCCGCGCACCACCGTCCGTGGCTGCACACGCTGGTCAGCGTGCATCTCGTGGCGTCCGGCCTGCTGTTCACCTTCGCCGTCCTGGCCCTGGACCCGCTGCGTCACCGCGCCGGTTTCACGCTGCGCGGCGGAGCCATGCTGGCCGCGTCGGCCGCGCACGGAATCCTCGCCAAGTCGCTCTACGCCACGGGCCCGCCCGGCACCTCCTTCGCCGCGGCCGATCTGCGTGTGGCGTCGTACGTCATGTACTACGGCGGGGACGTGGTCGGCATCGCGCTGGCCGTACTGCTGGGCCACCAGTGGTACGCGGCCGAGGGCCGGGCCCTGGTCCGGGCCCGGCGTGCGCCCCGGGCGCACACCCGCCCCGTACGGCTGCCGCGTAGCGCCACTCTCGCGGGGTACCCGGCGAACTTCGTCCCCGGAATCCGGAGGTCCCATGTTGTGCGAGACAGTCACCGTGCCCAACGGCGAGGGGGCACTCATCGGTGA
- a CDS encoding helix-turn-helix domain-containing protein, with amino-acid sequence MTEDDLTPSPDRADQTPGTQGDALREHDVRTALMALLAEVGTVTATEAAARLGHSSGLCSFHLRQLARHGLIEEAPHHGGRARPWRLRQDDATVGEPAVEEFGDLARGLEDESWQRWLGRRDQAPDEWRRDEAFSAIAYLTPEEMSRVSDTVRRALAPYQDREQRPLARPDGARPVALIARLFPLLPQPDSGADGGGTPPSAA; translated from the coding sequence GTGACTGAAGATGACCTCACCCCCTCCCCCGACAGGGCCGACCAGACGCCGGGCACCCAGGGCGACGCCCTGCGCGAGCACGATGTCCGTACGGCCCTGATGGCCCTGCTGGCCGAGGTCGGCACCGTGACGGCGACCGAGGCCGCCGCCCGGCTGGGCCACAGTTCGGGGCTCTGCTCGTTCCACCTCCGGCAGCTCGCACGTCACGGACTCATCGAGGAAGCCCCTCACCACGGAGGCCGCGCACGCCCCTGGCGCCTGAGGCAGGACGATGCCACCGTCGGCGAACCCGCGGTGGAGGAGTTCGGGGACTTGGCGCGAGGGCTGGAGGACGAGAGCTGGCAGCGCTGGCTCGGCCGGCGCGACCAGGCCCCGGACGAATGGCGCCGTGACGAAGCCTTCAGCGCCATCGCCTATCTGACGCCCGAGGAGATGAGCCGGGTCTCGGACACCGTGCGACGCGCACTCGCCCCCTACCAGGACCGCGAGCAGCGCCCTCTGGCCCGGCCTGACGGCGCCCGCCCGGTGGCTCTCATCGCCCGGCTGTTCCCCCTGCTGCCGCAGCCCGACTCCGGTGCGGACGGGGGAGGCACTCCGCCTTCAGCTGCCTAG
- a CDS encoding MepB family protein translates to MATTRAHASAPAPWPDTASVHGDLAAAKTRVYDPCGFACSRPVPEAESAEYAAHEFTLEGRSIRFRAAKTTPTKVGQFVTVWKRSQDGPIQPFDVTDPVDLFVISTRDHDRFGQFVFPVDALREQGVVSGGGSAGKRAFRVYPPWVITTNRPAARAQAWQVDFFLHLPPQDGPVDLARARQLYGPQDGTV, encoded by the coding sequence ATGGCAACGACCCGCGCACACGCGTCCGCTCCCGCACCGTGGCCCGACACGGCCTCCGTTCACGGAGATCTCGCCGCGGCCAAGACGCGCGTGTACGACCCCTGCGGGTTCGCCTGCTCGCGACCGGTGCCCGAAGCCGAGAGCGCCGAATACGCCGCCCACGAGTTCACCCTTGAGGGGCGCTCCATCCGGTTCCGTGCGGCCAAGACGACCCCCACCAAGGTCGGTCAGTTCGTCACCGTGTGGAAGAGGTCCCAGGACGGACCCATCCAGCCCTTCGACGTCACGGACCCCGTCGACCTCTTCGTCATCAGCACCCGCGACCACGACCGCTTCGGCCAGTTCGTCTTTCCCGTGGACGCCCTCCGCGAACAGGGAGTCGTATCCGGGGGCGGCTCCGCCGGGAAGCGCGCGTTCCGCGTCTACCCGCCCTGGGTGATCACCACGAACCGCCCGGCCGCCAGGGCGCAGGCCTGGCAGGTGGACTTCTTCCTGCACCTGCCCCCCCAGGACGGTCCCGTCGACCTCGCCCGCGCCCGGCAGCTCTACGGCCCGCAGGACGGGACCGTGTGA